A section of the Rummeliibacillus pycnus genome encodes:
- a CDS encoding alpha/beta fold hydrolase, with amino-acid sequence MEYKINDIVINYQVIGQGKPIIMLHGYSTDHRLMTGCMERIFSNRSGYKRIYFDLPGMGKSSSAEWIVNSDIMLDIVIQFIEEMIPDENFLMVGESYGGYLLRGIVKMMADRVDGVAIICPLIIATHEKRNVPPQVVLVKDDQLLSKLNSEDMKNFNDNMVVQSEKIYDRYQNEIMSGINIADVHFLERFQNNGYEFSFDVDQANIKFAKPSLIVLGRQDSSVGYKDAWNILENYPRATFAVLDRAGHNLQIEQEELFNSLMNEWLIRVEEY; translated from the coding sequence ATGGAATATAAAATCAATGATATTGTCATAAATTATCAAGTAATTGGACAAGGAAAACCAATTATTATGTTACATGGGTATTCTACAGACCATCGATTAATGACGGGGTGTATGGAAAGGATATTTAGTAACAGAAGCGGTTATAAAAGAATATATTTTGATTTGCCTGGTATGGGAAAATCAAGCAGTGCTGAATGGATTGTCAACTCTGATATTATGCTTGATATCGTTATTCAATTTATAGAAGAAATGATTCCCGATGAGAATTTCTTAATGGTAGGTGAATCCTATGGTGGTTATTTATTAAGGGGAATTGTCAAAATGATGGCAGATAGAGTTGATGGTGTTGCAATAATCTGTCCCTTAATAATAGCCACTCATGAAAAGAGAAATGTTCCACCGCAAGTTGTATTAGTTAAGGATGACCAATTGTTATCAAAATTAAATTCAGAAGATATGAAAAATTTCAACGATAACATGGTTGTACAAAGTGAAAAAATTTATGATCGATACCAAAATGAAATAATGTCTGGTATTAATATTGCGGATGTTCACTTTTTAGAGAGATTTCAAAATAACGGTTATGAATTTTCGTTTGATGTAGATCAAGCGAATATAAAATTTGCTAAACCTTCTCTTATCGTTTTAGGTAGACAGGATTCAAGTGTAGGTTACAAAGATGCCTGGAATATCCTTGAGAACTACCCAAGAGCAACTTTTGCTGTTCTAGATAGAGCGGGCCACAATTTACAAATAGAACAAGAGGAATTATTTAATTCTTTAATGAATGAGTGGTTAATAAGAGTAGAGGAATATTAG